In Erwinia sp. SLM-02, one genomic interval encodes:
- the pqqE gene encoding pyrroloquinoline quinone biosynthesis protein PqqE produces MTQPENKVNPPLWLLAELTYRCPLQCPYCSNPLDFAQQEKELTTEQWIEVFKQARAMGAVQIGFSGGEPLVRKDLPELIRAARDLGFYTNLITSGIGLTQKKIDSFAEAGLDHIQISFQASDETLNAALAGSKKAFQQKLEMARAVKAHCYPMVLNFVLHRHNIDQIDRIIELCIELEADDVELATCQFYGWAQLNREGLLPTRDQIERAEAVVARYREKMSASDNLTNLLFVTPDYYEERPKGCMGGWGAIFLSVTPEGTALPCHSARQLPVQFPSVLEQSLQDIWFNSFGFNRYRGFDWMPEPCRSCSEKEKDFGGCRCQAFMLTGNADNADPVCSKSEHHHKILAAREQADCTTMRVDQLQFRNRANSERVNSQLIFKV; encoded by the coding sequence GTGACCCAGCCTGAAAATAAGGTCAACCCGCCGCTGTGGCTGCTGGCCGAACTGACCTACCGCTGCCCGCTGCAGTGCCCCTACTGCTCGAACCCGCTGGACTTTGCCCAGCAGGAGAAAGAGCTGACCACCGAGCAGTGGATTGAGGTCTTTAAACAGGCCCGCGCCATGGGCGCGGTGCAGATCGGTTTCTCCGGCGGCGAGCCGCTGGTGCGCAAAGATCTTCCGGAGCTGATCCGTGCGGCGCGTGATTTAGGTTTCTACACCAACCTGATCACCTCGGGGATTGGCCTGACGCAGAAAAAGATCGATTCCTTCGCGGAAGCGGGCCTCGACCATATTCAGATCAGCTTCCAGGCCAGCGACGAGACGCTGAACGCCGCGCTGGCCGGATCGAAGAAGGCCTTCCAGCAGAAGCTGGAGATGGCGCGCGCGGTGAAGGCGCACTGCTACCCGATGGTGCTGAACTTCGTGCTGCATCGCCATAATATCGACCAGATCGACCGCATTATCGAACTGTGCATCGAGCTGGAAGCGGATGACGTGGAGCTGGCGACCTGTCAGTTCTACGGCTGGGCGCAGCTGAACCGTGAAGGGCTGTTGCCGACCCGCGATCAGATTGAACGCGCCGAAGCGGTGGTTGCCCGCTATCGCGAGAAGATGTCCGCCAGCGATAATCTGACCAACCTGCTGTTCGTCACCCCGGATTACTACGAAGAACGTCCGAAAGGCTGTATGGGCGGCTGGGGCGCGATCTTCCTGAGCGTGACGCCGGAAGGCACCGCGCTGCCGTGCCACAGTGCGCGCCAGCTGCCGGTACAGTTCCCGTCCGTGCTGGAGCAGAGCCTGCAGGATATCTGGTTTAACTCCTTCGGCTTTAACCGCTATCGCGGCTTCGACTGGATGCCGGAACCCTGCCGATCCTGCTCGGAGAAAGAGAAGGACTTCGGCGGCTGCCGCTGCCAGGCGTTTATGCTGACCGGCAACGCGGACAATGCCGATCCGGTGTGCAGCAAGTCTGAGCATCATCATAAAATCCTCGCCGCCCGCGAACAGGCCGACTGCACCACGATGCGCGTTGACCAGCTGCAGTTCCGCAACCGCGCCAACTCCGAGCGGGTTAATTCCCAGCTGATTTTCAAAGTCTGA
- a CDS encoding insulinase family protein translates to MTVHPRQLSNGLQVRIITDSQARCASALVQVGVGSLHEPAAWPGLAHLLEHVLFAGSAAFQDDERLMMWMQAQGGRLNATTLADSTAFFFECPPALLANGLSRLTDMLVAPLLAESAIRQETAAIDAEYRLLSGHQDTLADAALSAAFAAHPWQRFHVGDEVHFGTDPVALREALRHFHRRAYHGANTTLWLHGPQSADELWRLAERAGLRFADEALAEISSEQTAASSPSPAPLPHTASRPVPLPATSLPALSSQPVQTDSPPMPRSQTVPSTTALPAQISNVRIPLLELTVQRDYVLQRPDGERLRLSFLLSGDFSEELTLLRQLLCDEAEGSLMAALRAEGLCDELRVLRPYISAEQQVLSIELTLVEPQHAAVAEGLLHHWLRRLAGLSDGQLQHYAALAVREFNRLPVMDRLRERAFGFAPPEAWPLRWQPLLAQLVAENLTRLRSGEQGTESRGPGDKQITGQGFSLPLAARRFDKPALPAVMPVLNFFPHPQPLIAAESPAAALPLPHHDPDGGQAVLLLSPAAAVPLPWGQIMQAALRALAGSCAHGGGELTIKCYQGLWLIQLSGSPELMTGTLSSLTARLAALPAAAIAQGEREYQRQQRAQQGDIAARALIAALPSLWQNDSRSLPASPLPAMPWQASLYGGSRDLHQHIGMQLSRFPGAVNPPAEAPRTLPLPQREYTVATDSRDAAVVLFCPITAMTPQAVAAWRCLALIFQPAFFQQLRVEQNIGYVVSCRLWQVAGQSGILFCLQSPALGHDELWQAIEAFLQRMATSLSTITAEQLAEHRRVLLDSLNPHTDDPLTASRERWLQQQDPAPALTAEAVEQLSLADLQYHHQQLLQQRQHGWRVSNRKNATV, encoded by the coding sequence ATGACGGTTCACCCGCGCCAGCTCAGCAATGGTCTTCAGGTCCGCATTATTACGGACTCGCAGGCCCGCTGCGCCTCGGCGCTGGTTCAGGTTGGCGTTGGCAGCCTGCACGAGCCCGCTGCCTGGCCCGGGCTGGCCCATCTGCTGGAGCACGTGCTGTTTGCCGGTAGCGCCGCTTTTCAGGATGACGAGCGCCTGATGATGTGGATGCAGGCGCAGGGCGGGCGGCTGAATGCCACCACCCTGGCTGACAGCACGGCCTTCTTCTTTGAGTGCCCGCCTGCGCTGCTGGCGAACGGGCTTTCGCGGCTGACCGATATGCTGGTGGCCCCGCTGCTGGCGGAAAGCGCCATCCGCCAGGAAACGGCGGCGATTGATGCGGAGTATCGTCTGCTGAGCGGCCATCAGGACACGCTGGCGGACGCGGCGCTGAGCGCGGCATTTGCTGCCCATCCGTGGCAGCGGTTCCATGTCGGGGACGAGGTGCATTTCGGCACGGACCCGGTGGCGCTGCGCGAGGCGCTGCGGCACTTTCACCGGCGGGCTTATCACGGCGCGAATACCACGCTGTGGCTCCATGGCCCGCAGTCTGCTGATGAGCTGTGGCGGCTGGCGGAACGGGCCGGGCTGCGTTTTGCGGATGAAGCTCTGGCGGAGATATCATCGGAACAGACTGCGGCATCATCGCCATCTCCGGCTCCGCTGCCGCATACTGCATCACGACCTGTTCCGCTGCCAGCGACCTCGTTACCCGCGCTATCTTCACAGCCCGTTCAGACCGATTCGCCGCCGATGCCGCGGAGCCAGACGGTGCCATCAACGACCGCTTTACCCGCGCAAATTTCAAACGTTCGCATTCCGCTGCTGGAACTGACAGTGCAGCGGGACTATGTCTTGCAGCGCCCGGACGGCGAACGGCTGCGGCTCTCCTTCCTGCTGAGTGGGGACTTCAGCGAGGAGCTGACCCTGCTGCGCCAGCTGCTGTGCGATGAGGCCGAAGGCAGCCTGATGGCCGCGCTGCGGGCCGAAGGGCTGTGCGACGAACTGCGCGTGCTGCGGCCCTACATCAGCGCGGAGCAGCAGGTGCTGAGCATTGAGCTGACGCTGGTCGAACCGCAGCACGCGGCAGTGGCGGAAGGGCTGTTGCATCACTGGCTGCGGCGGCTGGCGGGGCTGAGCGACGGGCAGCTCCAGCACTATGCGGCGCTGGCGGTGCGGGAGTTTAACCGGCTGCCGGTGATGGACCGGCTACGCGAGCGGGCGTTTGGCTTTGCGCCGCCGGAAGCGTGGCCGCTGCGCTGGCAGCCGCTTCTGGCGCAGCTGGTAGCGGAAAATCTGACCCGGCTGCGCAGCGGCGAGCAGGGAACTGAGTCACGAGGTCCAGGCGATAAACAAATCACCGGGCAGGGATTCAGCCTGCCTCTGGCGGCGCGTCGGTTCGATAAGCCAGCACTGCCCGCTGTTATGCCCGTGCTGAATTTCTTCCCGCACCCGCAGCCGCTAATCGCTGCTGAAAGCCCTGCCGCTGCGCTGCCGCTGCCGCATCACGATCCCGATGGCGGGCAGGCGGTGCTGCTGCTCAGCCCGGCGGCAGCGGTGCCGCTGCCCTGGGGACAGATTATGCAGGCCGCGCTGCGGGCGCTGGCCGGGAGCTGCGCCCACGGCGGCGGTGAGCTGACGATAAAGTGTTATCAGGGGCTGTGGCTGATCCAGCTGAGCGGCTCTCCCGAGCTGATGACGGGGACGCTTTCCTCGCTGACGGCGCGGCTGGCCGCGTTGCCCGCCGCAGCGATTGCGCAGGGTGAGCGGGAATATCAGCGGCAGCAGCGCGCACAGCAGGGCGATATTGCCGCGCGTGCGTTGATTGCCGCCCTGCCGTCGCTGTGGCAGAACGACAGCCGTTCGCTGCCCGCATCGCCGCTGCCCGCCATGCCCTGGCAGGCGAGCCTGTATGGCGGCAGTCGCGATCTGCATCAGCACATCGGCATGCAGCTTTCGCGCTTCCCCGGCGCGGTTAATCCGCCGGCTGAGGCACCGCGCACGCTGCCTCTACCGCAGCGGGAATATACCGTTGCCACCGACAGCCGGGATGCCGCCGTCGTGCTGTTCTGCCCGATAACCGCGATGACCCCGCAGGCCGTGGCCGCGTGGCGATGCCTGGCGCTGATCTTCCAGCCCGCGTTTTTCCAGCAGCTCAGAGTGGAGCAGAATATCGGTTACGTGGTCAGCTGCCGGTTATGGCAGGTGGCCGGGCAGTCGGGGATTCTGTTCTGTCTGCAGTCGCCAGCGCTCGGACATGATGAGCTGTGGCAGGCGATTGAGGCATTTTTACAGCGGATGGCGACATCACTTTCAACCATTACGGCGGAGCAGCTGGCGGAACATCGTCGGGTTCTGCTGGATTCACTCAATCCCCATACTGACGATCCGCTGACGGCCAGCCGCGAGCGGTGGCTGCAGCAGCAGGATCCGGCCCCTGCGCTGACGGCGGAGGCGGTAGAGCAGCTCTCGCTGGCCGATCTGCAGTATCACCATCAGCAGCTTTTGCAGCAGCGTCAGCACGGCTGGCGGGTGAGCAACCGGAAAAACGCCACCGTCTGA
- the pqqB gene encoding pyrroloquinoline quinone biosynthesis protein PqqB has translation MKIKVLGSAAGGGFPQWNCNCRNCQGVRDGSIPATRRTQSSIAVSDNGTDWVLCNASPDICHQIAANPELNKHGVLRGTAIGSIILTDSQIDHCTGLLNLREGCPHQVWCTPEVHADLTSGFPIFTMLAHWNGGLVHHAIQPAEPFSVAVCPALRFTAIPILSNAPPYSPYRGRPLPGHNIALMIENTVTGSKLLYAPGLGEPDAGLLDLMKEADCLLIDGTLWQDNELANTGVGRNTGRDMGHLALGEEQGLMALLSNLPARRKILIHINNTNPILDESSAERHALTQRGIEVSFDGMSIDL, from the coding sequence ATGAAAATCAAAGTGCTTGGCTCTGCGGCGGGCGGTGGATTCCCGCAGTGGAACTGTAACTGCCGCAACTGCCAGGGCGTGCGCGACGGCAGCATCCCTGCCACGCGGCGTACCCAATCTTCAATCGCGGTCAGCGATAACGGCACCGACTGGGTGCTGTGCAATGCCTCGCCGGATATCTGCCATCAGATTGCCGCCAATCCCGAATTAAACAAACATGGCGTACTGCGCGGCACGGCGATCGGCTCAATTATCCTGACCGACAGCCAGATCGATCACTGCACCGGCCTGCTGAACCTGCGCGAGGGCTGCCCGCACCAGGTGTGGTGCACGCCGGAAGTACACGCGGATCTGACCTCCGGTTTTCCGATCTTTACCATGCTTGCCCACTGGAACGGTGGCCTGGTGCATCACGCCATCCAGCCCGCAGAGCCGTTTTCGGTCGCGGTCTGCCCGGCACTGCGCTTTACCGCCATCCCCATTCTCAGCAATGCACCGCCGTACTCGCCGTATCGCGGGCGGCCTTTGCCCGGCCATAACATCGCGCTGATGATTGAGAATACGGTCACCGGCAGCAAGCTGCTGTATGCGCCGGGGCTGGGCGAGCCGGATGCCGGACTGCTGGATCTGATGAAGGAGGCCGACTGCCTGCTGATCGACGGCACGCTGTGGCAGGACAACGAACTGGCCAACACCGGCGTGGGGCGCAATACCGGGCGCGATATGGGCCATCTGGCGCTGGGCGAAGAGCAGGGGCTGATGGCGTTGCTCAGCAATCTGCCTGCCCGCCGCAAGATCCTGATCCATATTAACAACACCAATCCGATCCTCGATGAATCCTCGGCGGAGCGCCATGCGCTGACGCAGCGCGGCATTGAGGTCAGCTTTGACGGAATGAGTATCGACCTATGA
- the idnR gene encoding DNA-binding transcriptional regulator IdnR: MRSHRISLQDIATLAGVTRMTVSRYLRTPERVAPETRAKIARIIEEINYIPNRAPEMLLNARSYTLGVLIPSFKNQIFADLLSGIEAATKEGRYQTLIANYNYDKQAEEEQIINLLSYNIDGILLSEKDHTLRAVKYLRSAKIPIVEVMDTQGACLDMQVGFNNYSAGYDMTRTLLDQGRTRIIYFGSQDDRRDEFRYRGYCQAMSERGGEGRRINPKAISSQKLGAAMLTTALEQYPDLDAVFCTNDDLALGALLFCQRQGIAVPGHIAIAGFHGLDISREMYPTMASVITPRYAIGYTAAELLLKKISDESFTADSVDLSYQIFMGETI; this comes from the coding sequence ATGAGATCGCACCGCATATCGTTACAGGACATCGCCACGCTGGCTGGCGTAACCCGGATGACGGTAAGCCGCTATCTGCGCACGCCAGAGCGCGTTGCGCCGGAAACCCGGGCGAAAATCGCCCGGATCATCGAAGAGATTAACTACATTCCCAACCGCGCGCCGGAGATGCTGCTCAATGCCAGGAGCTATACGCTGGGCGTGCTGATCCCCTCGTTTAAAAACCAGATATTCGCCGACCTGCTCAGCGGCATTGAAGCCGCCACCAAAGAGGGGCGCTATCAGACGTTAATCGCCAACTATAACTACGATAAGCAGGCGGAAGAGGAGCAGATTATTAACCTGCTCTCCTACAATATCGACGGCATTCTGCTCAGCGAGAAGGACCATACGCTGCGGGCGGTGAAGTATCTGCGCTCGGCGAAAATCCCGATTGTGGAGGTGATGGATACCCAGGGTGCCTGCCTCGATATGCAGGTTGGCTTTAACAACTACAGCGCGGGCTACGACATGACGCGAACGCTGCTCGATCAGGGCCGAACGCGCATTATCTACTTTGGATCGCAGGATGACCGGCGCGATGAGTTTCGCTATCGCGGCTACTGCCAGGCAATGAGCGAGCGGGGCGGCGAGGGGCGGCGAATCAACCCGAAAGCCATCTCCTCGCAGAAGCTGGGCGCGGCAATGCTCACCACCGCGCTGGAACAGTATCCCGATCTGGATGCGGTGTTCTGCACCAACGATGACCTGGCGCTGGGCGCGCTGCTCTTCTGCCAGCGGCAGGGGATTGCGGTGCCGGGCCACATTGCCATTGCCGGTTTCCACGGGCTGGATATCAGCCGGGAAATGTACCCGACGATGGCCAGCGTGATCACCCCGCGCTATGCGATCGGCTACACCGCCGCGGAGCTGCTGCTGAAAAAAATCAGCGATGAAAGCTTTACCGCCGACTCGGTGGACCTCAGCTATCAAATTTTTATGGGCGAAACCATCTGA
- the pqqA gene encoding pyrroloquinoline quinone precursor peptide PqqA yields MWTKPTFIDMRLGLEVTLYISNR; encoded by the coding sequence ATGTGGACTAAACCTACTTTCATCGATATGCGTCTGGGCTTAGAAGTGACTCTGTACATTTCTAACCGTTAA
- the pqqC gene encoding pyrroloquinoline-quinone synthase PqqC, with translation MSQPALMTPEQFEQALRARGDYYHIHHPYHIAMHNGEATREQIQGWVANRFYYQTNIPLKDAAIMANCPDAQTRRKWVQRILDHDGYGDSDGGIEAWLRLGEAVGLDRDVLLSERMVLPGVRFAVDAYVNFARRAVWQEAACSSLTELFAPQIHQSRLDSWPQHYTWIEEEGYGYFRGRLSQARRDVEHGLELALEYCNTVEKQQRMLEILQFKLDILWTMLDAMTMAYALDRPPYHTVTDQPVWHKGKLL, from the coding sequence ATGAGCCAGCCAGCACTGATGACCCCCGAGCAGTTTGAACAGGCGCTGCGCGCACGCGGCGACTATTACCATATTCATCACCCGTACCATATCGCCATGCACAACGGCGAGGCGACGCGCGAGCAGATCCAGGGCTGGGTGGCGAACCGCTTTTACTACCAGACCAATATCCCGCTGAAAGACGCGGCGATTATGGCCAACTGCCCGGACGCGCAGACCCGCCGCAAATGGGTGCAGCGTATTCTGGACCACGACGGTTACGGTGACAGCGACGGCGGCATCGAAGCCTGGCTGCGGCTGGGTGAAGCGGTCGGGCTGGATCGCGATGTGCTGCTCTCCGAACGGATGGTGCTGCCGGGCGTGCGCTTTGCCGTCGATGCCTACGTCAACTTTGCCCGCCGTGCGGTGTGGCAGGAAGCCGCCTGTAGCTCGCTGACCGAGCTGTTTGCGCCACAGATCCACCAGTCGCGCCTCGACAGCTGGCCGCAGCACTACACCTGGATTGAGGAAGAGGGCTACGGCTACTTCCGTGGTCGTCTGAGCCAGGCGCGTCGTGACGTTGAGCACGGCCTTGAGCTGGCGCTGGAATACTGCAACACCGTGGAAAAACAGCAGCGCATGCTGGAGATCCTGCAGTTCAAACTGGATATTCTGTGGACCATGCTGGACGCCATGACCATGGCCTACGCCCTGGATCGTCCGCCGTATCATACCGTTACCGACCAGCCCGTCTGGCATAAAGGAAAACTGCTGTGA
- a CDS encoding dipeptidase, whose protein sequence is MSDIPQPVFDGHNDVLLHLWLHHPERPAEAFLQQRLGGHLDLNRMRQGGFAGGLFAVFVPPADYVAKFFKRDAEQEALRHNPLAITEQQIAILQQIAERSAGQARVCRSVSDIEQCMAQGVLAMVLHIEGAEGLDEDLSQLEGWAAAGLRSIGPFWNIPNRFGFGINGTFPGSPDTGEGMTEAGKRLIRACNQHRLMIDLSHMNEKTFWQTAELSDAPLVASHSNVHALCPQPRNLTDDQLAAIKESDGLVGLNFGTSFLRSDGKRDGNTPLSVMVQHLDYLLEKLGEDRVAFGSDFDGINVPDEIGDVTGLPRLLNALRAAGYNEELINKLCYANWLRVLRQTWQK, encoded by the coding sequence ATGAGCGATATCCCCCAGCCGGTTTTTGACGGCCATAACGACGTGCTGCTGCACCTGTGGCTGCATCATCCTGAACGCCCGGCCGAAGCCTTTCTTCAGCAGCGCCTTGGCGGCCATCTCGACCTGAACCGCATGCGGCAGGGCGGTTTTGCCGGGGGCTTGTTTGCCGTGTTTGTACCGCCTGCGGATTACGTGGCGAAATTCTTCAAGCGTGATGCGGAGCAGGAAGCGCTGCGCCACAATCCGCTGGCGATCACCGAACAGCAGATCGCTATCCTCCAGCAGATTGCAGAGCGGTCGGCGGGGCAGGCGCGCGTCTGCCGCAGCGTCAGCGATATCGAGCAGTGCATGGCGCAGGGCGTGCTGGCAATGGTGCTGCATATTGAGGGTGCCGAAGGGCTGGATGAGGATCTGAGCCAGCTGGAAGGCTGGGCCGCTGCCGGGCTGCGCAGCATCGGGCCGTTCTGGAACATCCCTAACCGTTTCGGCTTCGGCATTAACGGCACTTTTCCCGGCTCACCGGATACCGGTGAGGGGATGACCGAGGCCGGAAAGCGGCTGATCCGCGCCTGTAACCAGCACCGGCTGATGATCGATCTGTCGCACATGAATGAGAAAACCTTCTGGCAGACCGCTGAACTCAGCGACGCGCCGCTGGTCGCCAGCCACTCTAACGTCCATGCGCTGTGCCCGCAGCCGCGTAACCTGACCGACGATCAGCTGGCGGCGATTAAAGAAAGCGACGGGCTGGTTGGGCTGAACTTCGGCACCTCGTTCCTGCGCAGCGACGGAAAGCGCGACGGCAACACCCCGCTCAGCGTGATGGTGCAGCACCTGGATTACCTGCTGGAGAAGCTGGGAGAGGACCGAGTGGCGTTCGGCTCTGACTTTGACGGCATCAACGTGCCGGATGAGATCGGCGACGTGACGGGCCTGCCACGACTGCTGAACGCACTCAGGGCAGCGGGCTATAATGAAGAGCTGATAAACAAGCTGTGTTATGCGAACTGGCTGCGGGTTTTACGACAAACCTGGCAGAAATAA
- the pqqD gene encoding pyrroloquinoline quinone biosynthesis peptide chaperone PqqD: MSNPQTIPMFRRGYRLQWEEVQNCHVILYPEGMAKLNDSATAILELVDGKRTLADIIQALNDRFPEAGGVDNDVQDFFAQAREQKWIILRDPA; the protein is encoded by the coding sequence GTGAGCAACCCGCAAACTATTCCGATGTTCCGCCGCGGCTACCGCCTGCAGTGGGAAGAAGTGCAGAACTGCCATGTGATCCTTTACCCGGAAGGCATGGCCAAGCTGAACGACAGCGCCACGGCGATCCTTGAGCTGGTGGACGGTAAGCGCACGCTGGCCGACATCATTCAGGCACTAAACGATCGCTTCCCGGAAGCGGGCGGCGTAGATAACGATGTACAGGATTTCTTCGCCCAGGCGAGGGAACAGAAGTGGATAATATTACGTGACCCAGCCTGA
- a CDS encoding ChaN family lipoprotein translates to MMMKTKLAASVLLLSLASLVTACQQPKTASPQAASVSEFASASTIKALDTSRTLTPQALLDALSTAQMVIVGEEHSDARHHQAEQWLIEQLAKKRPQGSVLMEMINNDQQAAVSELQKGLKSDPYIREQRIQELLQWRTGWPWPLYRGVVMSALHGQAPLLAANLSRSQVEAFYADPQFPAGEHASQPEVRNTLASVIMAMHGGKMAPEQLKSMLSVQQNRDRFMAQQLMNASRPALLIAGGYHAAKSLGVPLHLQDLNAPRPQVLILAASGTEVTPDQADYVWYIPASGQ, encoded by the coding sequence ATGATGATGAAAACAAAATTAGCCGCTAGCGTGCTGCTGCTCTCTCTTGCCTCATTAGTGACCGCCTGCCAGCAGCCTAAAACGGCTTCGCCGCAGGCGGCGTCTGTTTCTGAGTTTGCGTCAGCCTCAACGATTAAGGCGCTGGATACCTCGCGTACACTGACGCCGCAGGCGCTGCTGGATGCGCTCAGCACGGCGCAAATGGTGATCGTTGGCGAAGAGCACAGCGACGCGCGGCATCACCAGGCCGAACAGTGGTTGATTGAGCAGCTGGCAAAGAAGCGCCCGCAGGGCAGCGTGCTGATGGAGATGATCAATAACGACCAGCAGGCTGCGGTCAGCGAGCTGCAGAAAGGACTGAAATCCGATCCGTATATTCGCGAGCAGCGCATTCAGGAGCTGCTGCAGTGGCGCACCGGCTGGCCGTGGCCGCTTTATCGCGGCGTGGTGATGTCCGCGCTGCACGGTCAGGCTCCGCTGCTGGCCGCTAACCTCAGCCGTTCGCAGGTTGAGGCATTCTATGCCGATCCGCAGTTCCCGGCCGGTGAGCACGCGTCTCAGCCCGAAGTCCGTAATACGCTGGCTTCGGTGATTATGGCCATGCACGGCGGAAAAATGGCGCCGGAGCAGCTGAAATCGATGCTGTCGGTTCAGCAGAATCGCGACCGCTTTATGGCGCAGCAGCTGATGAATGCGTCGCGCCCGGCGCTGCTGATTGCCGGTGGCTACCACGCGGCGAAAAGTCTTGGCGTGCCGCTGCATTTGCAGGATCTCAACGCACCGCGCCCGCAGGTGCTGATTCTGGCGGCCAGCGGCACCGAAGTAACGCCCGATCAGGCTGACTATGTCTGGTATATCCCGGCGTCGGGTCAGTAA
- a CDS encoding energy transducer TonB family protein — MSTMFHSEARQVPQPWGRGTLLSMAAHGIIALLAIVTFEKQHVTVNSPPAVMLEFAPEVQTEKVPLDMPIGVNQQRRVEASRAQVTPEKTETHRAVTADDGELALKKPKTPLPKPVKKQNVHKENRLNQQAVEGNATLNSRAAPLPSQKPAARTAAPVESNSEQMDRVRLSWEGLAMGILNRVKQFPTEARRREREGVATVTFTVSAGGEISGSRLDRSSGTIALDREALAMLERASPLPPPPAELLVAGRYTVTMPISFSLKNKN; from the coding sequence ATGAGTACGATGTTCCACAGCGAAGCCCGGCAGGTTCCGCAGCCGTGGGGGCGGGGAACGCTGCTCAGCATGGCGGCACACGGCATTATTGCCCTGCTGGCGATCGTCACCTTCGAAAAGCAGCACGTCACCGTTAACTCTCCCCCTGCGGTGATGCTGGAGTTTGCGCCGGAAGTTCAAACCGAAAAGGTGCCGCTGGATATGCCGATTGGTGTTAACCAGCAGCGACGGGTTGAGGCCTCCCGCGCGCAGGTGACCCCGGAGAAGACGGAAACGCATCGCGCGGTGACCGCCGATGACGGCGAACTGGCGCTGAAAAAACCGAAAACACCGCTACCGAAGCCGGTGAAAAAGCAGAACGTGCATAAAGAAAATCGGCTGAACCAGCAGGCGGTAGAGGGTAACGCTACCCTGAACAGCCGGGCTGCGCCGCTGCCTTCCCAGAAGCCGGCGGCCAGAACCGCTGCGCCGGTGGAGAGTAATTCCGAACAGATGGACCGGGTGCGGCTGAGCTGGGAGGGGCTGGCTATGGGCATACTCAACCGGGTGAAGCAGTTCCCGACCGAGGCACGCCGCCGCGAGCGGGAAGGGGTGGCAACGGTGACCTTTACCGTCAGCGCCGGTGGCGAGATTAGCGGCAGCAGGCTGGACCGCTCTTCCGGCACCATTGCCCTCGACCGCGAGGCGCTGGCAATGCTGGAGCGCGCCAGTCCGCTGCCGCCGCCGCCCGCCGAACTGCTGGTGGCAGGAAGGTATACGGTAACCATGCCGATAAGTTTTTCCTTAAAAAATAAAAACTGA